A region of Pristis pectinata isolate sPriPec2 chromosome 24, sPriPec2.1.pri, whole genome shotgun sequence DNA encodes the following proteins:
- the LOC127582524 gene encoding GTP-binding protein Di-Ras2-like, with protein sequence MPEQSNDYNVVVFGAGGVGKSSLVLRFVKGTFRETYIPTIEDTYRQVISCDKSVCTLQITDTTGSHQFPAMQRLSISRGHAFILVYSICSRQSLEELKPIYQQILQIKGNIENIPVMLVGNKCDETAKEVDSKVGEALAMEWKCAFMETSAKMNHNVKELFQELLNLEKRRCMSLNIDGKKSKQQKRTEKLKGKCSIM encoded by the coding sequence ATGCCTGAGCAGAGTAATGATTACAATGTCGTGGTGTTTGGGGCTGGGGGTGTCGGAAAAAGCTCCCTGGTGCTACGTTTTGTCAAAGGCACCTTTCGAGAAACCTATATTCCCACCATTGAAGACACCTACAGGCAGGTGATCAGCTGTGATAAGAGTGTCTGCACCCTTCAGATCACTGATACCACAGGCTCACACCAGTTTCCAGCAATGCAGCGGCTCTCCATTTCCAGGGGACATGCTTTTATCCTAGTCTACTCCATCTGCAGCCGTCagtccctggaggagctgaaaCCCATCTACCAGCAAATCCTTCAGATCAAAGGCAATATTGAGAACATCCCAGTCATGTTGGTGGGCAACAAATGTGACGAAACAGCCAAGGAGGTGGACAGCAAGGTGGGGGAAGCATTGGCAATGGAATGGAAATGCGCTTTCATGGAGACCTCAGCCAAGATGAACCACAATGTCAAAGAGCTTTTCCAGGAACTGCTTAATTTGGAAAAGCGCAGATGTATGAGCCTGAATATTGATGGGAAGAAGTCCAAACAGCAGAAGCGAACAGAGAAATTAAAGGGAAAATGCAGCATCATGTAG